One window of Planctomycetia bacterium genomic DNA carries:
- a CDS encoding HAD-IIIC family phosphatase: MPSQTLTHVEAVKLLDAVDAQPTLVNINTAARRIAPIASSLAAVHKRLACVSSFTIDFLKTPLELQALRAGLHLQIHVAPYGQIDQELINPQSGVASFNPDVVLIAVRLRDVCPALYDSFNSLAPEEAKATLDDWLARFKSALMSFRQHSQAHLLILNYETPVAPALGIADRAAANSQSQLIRTANESLDAIAAAIANAHVLDYDALIAAQGRATWEDRRMALYGRIPVAAEHYWPFAGFIVRYLRPMYGLTKKVLVLDADNTLWGGVIGDVGVDGIALGPDYPGSAFVAFQKRVLDLYHRGIVLCIASKNQPGIVEEALKTHPNMVLREKHFAAMRVNWNPKPQNLQEMAADLNLGIDSFVFLDDSDVECALMREALPQVLTVCLPKEPARYAAVVEALDCFDQFSVSAEDRARGELYRAESGRRQLQSAVVDMPTFYRQLAMKVTFGVNQSSQISRAAQMTNRTNQFNMHTIRCSEDDIRRFMTSGDHEVITLALEDRFGDSGVVGLAIVRKSPHEWVLHQLLMSCRILGRTVEQAFVNWIAGRAKSAGATRLVGQFVPTTKNKPFAGFYKSCGFAANSPDSAPDEWILSLPNVDTTIPDWIAIQHPATEVS, from the coding sequence TTGCCATCACAGACTCTGACGCACGTCGAAGCGGTAAAGCTCCTAGATGCCGTCGACGCACAGCCGACCCTCGTCAACATCAACACCGCCGCGCGACGTATCGCCCCGATCGCCTCGTCCCTCGCCGCCGTCCACAAGCGCCTGGCGTGCGTCTCGTCCTTCACCATCGATTTCCTCAAAACCCCCCTGGAATTGCAGGCCCTCCGCGCCGGCCTCCATCTGCAAATCCACGTCGCCCCCTACGGCCAGATCGACCAGGAACTGATCAACCCCCAGTCCGGCGTCGCCTCCTTCAACCCCGACGTCGTGCTCATCGCCGTCCGCCTCCGCGATGTCTGCCCCGCCCTCTACGACTCCTTCAACAGCCTTGCCCCTGAAGAAGCAAAGGCGACGCTCGACGACTGGCTCGCGCGCTTCAAGTCCGCCCTGATGTCATTCCGCCAGCACTCCCAGGCCCACTTGCTCATCCTCAACTACGAGACCCCCGTCGCCCCCGCCCTCGGAATCGCCGACCGCGCCGCCGCAAACTCTCAATCGCAGTTGATCCGCACCGCCAACGAATCGCTCGATGCCATCGCTGCCGCCATCGCCAATGCTCACGTCCTCGACTACGACGCCCTCATCGCCGCTCAAGGCCGCGCAACCTGGGAAGACCGCCGCATGGCCCTCTACGGCCGCATCCCCGTCGCCGCCGAGCACTACTGGCCCTTCGCCGGCTTCATCGTCCGCTACCTCCGTCCCATGTACGGCCTCACCAAAAAGGTCCTCGTTCTCGATGCCGACAACACACTCTGGGGCGGCGTCATCGGCGATGTCGGTGTCGATGGCATTGCACTCGGCCCCGACTACCCCGGTAGCGCCTTCGTCGCCTTCCAGAAGCGCGTCCTCGACCTCTACCACCGCGGCATCGTCCTCTGCATCGCCAGCAAAAATCAGCCCGGCATCGTCGAAGAGGCCCTAAAGACCCACCCCAACATGGTCCTCCGCGAAAAGCATTTCGCCGCCATGCGCGTCAACTGGAACCCCAAGCCGCAAAACCTTCAGGAGATGGCCGCCGATCTCAACCTCGGCATCGACAGCTTCGTCTTCCTCGACGACAGCGACGTCGAGTGCGCCCTCATGCGCGAGGCCCTGCCCCAGGTGTTGACAGTTTGTCTGCCGAAGGAGCCCGCCCGCTACGCCGCCGTCGTCGAGGCTCTGGACTGCTTCGATCAGTTCAGCGTCTCCGCCGAAGACCGCGCCCGCGGCGAGCTCTACCGCGCCGAGTCCGGCCGCCGCCAGTTGCAGTCCGCCGTCGTCGACATGCCCACCTTCTACCGCCAACTGGCCATGAAAGTCACCTTCGGCGTCAACCAGTCCTCGCAGATCTCCCGCGCCGCGCAGATGACCAACCGCACCAACCAGTTCAACATGCACACCATCCGGTGCAGCGAAGATGACATCCGCCGATTCATGACATCCGGCGATCACGAAGTCATCACCCTCGCCCTCGAGGATCGCTTCGGCGACAGCGGCGTCGTCGGCCTCGCCATCGTCCGCAAGTCGCCGCACGAGTGGGTCCTGCACCAGCTCCTCATGAGCTGCCGCATCCTCGGCCGAACCGTCGAGCAGGCTTTCGTCAACTGGATCGCCGGCCGCGCCAAATCCGCCGGCGCCACCCGACTCGTCGGACAGTTCGTGCCCACGACCAAGAACAAGCCATTCGCCGGCTTCTACAAATCCTGTGGTTTCGCCGCCAATTCCCCCGATAGCGCGCCCGACGAGTGGATTCTCTCATTGCCAAACGTCGATACGACTATACCGGACTGGATCGCGATTCAGCATCCGGCCACGGAGGTCTCCTAA
- a CDS encoding acyl carrier protein, with protein MSQNQERFAQTVSAILGCEPQEVTDKLTPDQIDTWDSLNQINLVGALEQEFGVSLVAQDLAEYQSVLKLKDLLRDHGVEV; from the coding sequence ATGTCTCAGAATCAAGAGCGCTTCGCCCAGACCGTCAGCGCCATCCTCGGCTGCGAGCCGCAGGAGGTCACCGACAAGCTCACCCCCGATCAGATCGACACCTGGGATTCGCTCAATCAGATCAACCTCGTCGGCGCACTCGAGCAGGAGTTTGGCGTCTCCCTCGTCGCACAGGACCTCGCCGAGTACCAGTCCGTCCTCAAGCTCAAGGACCTGCTGCGTGATCACGGCGTCGAAGTCTAG
- a CDS encoding VOC family protein → MDLFDGVFHHVGVAVRELSAATEQLAALFGAQIDSEIVRDPVQGVLIQFVTVAGLRIELLAPAADPCPLDPVLKRGVAIYHVAYEVPDLDAQLRRLSTTQARLVSHPKPAVAFGGRRVAFVVFQGMMFELIEAGSNRESGDQTAAPRS, encoded by the coding sequence ATGGATCTCTTTGACGGAGTTTTTCACCATGTCGGCGTTGCCGTACGGGAACTAAGCGCCGCGACGGAACAACTCGCCGCTTTGTTCGGCGCGCAAATCGATTCAGAGATCGTTCGCGATCCCGTACAGGGCGTGTTGATTCAGTTTGTAACGGTGGCAGGACTGCGGATCGAATTGCTCGCCCCGGCGGCCGATCCTTGTCCGCTTGATCCTGTCCTCAAACGAGGCGTCGCCATCTATCATGTTGCCTATGAAGTACCCGACCTCGATGCCCAGCTTCGCAGGCTCTCGACCACCCAGGCACGTCTCGTGTCGCATCCCAAGCCGGCCGTCGCATTTGGTGGCCGGCGCGTCGCCTTTGTGGTATTTCAGGGAATGATGTTCGAGTTGATTGAGGCCGGTTCAAATCGAGAATCGGGGGACCAGACCGCTGCACCCAGGTCATGA
- a CDS encoding GNAT family N-acetyltransferase has product MSDRTQPEQQYMPRLIAAEWYVPARKKHPRGWLVYTHDFILATLQGKVADPDRISQSTGWIIVGMLAQSLMAIAQACIMVLAWIPITSSLLETIARVFSRNAVGFFLRACYWKAKLGYLGQNTIIDQNVEIWGPAAVSIGSCCHIDTNVRLAAGERRHRQKGSIKIGNHVHLGPGVHIAGRGTVVIKDYVGVSAMAHLYSATNTIELPQDPGQLISMSHRAPPDQQYVIEKPIIVEEYAFLGMMTRIMPGVRIGKGAVVHSSTEIWKSVPPFANVAGPGRAKQIGWRRPRRASPKLAMNSALTDFDPFWNESPHTRGIPVIREVGSADDVATIAQVVDLHFEAFPQGITTQLGRTFVFDYYVAMITSRGASLWVAELDGKVCGFLGCAADRKLFEKSHRSGVVRLQALWRFLTFRLNPFAILRALKKKSLSKKFREPAELLSIVVSPELRRAGVGRRFLKVWSEKMAANKVDSYLVFTDNPEGLSFYEKYGGQCLFKFVLRGAWSACYRFDANTIGSGEFDKKKEQDRPDGDIVDAVLRGEPDSACGSGNG; this is encoded by the coding sequence ATGAGCGATCGGACGCAACCCGAACAACAGTACATGCCCAGGCTGATCGCGGCCGAATGGTATGTTCCCGCCCGAAAAAAACATCCCCGAGGTTGGCTCGTCTACACACATGATTTCATTCTGGCCACGCTGCAGGGCAAAGTGGCCGATCCGGACAGAATCAGCCAATCGACCGGCTGGATCATCGTCGGAATGCTCGCTCAGAGCCTTATGGCGATCGCCCAGGCATGCATCATGGTCCTGGCATGGATCCCAATCACTTCTAGCCTTCTGGAAACGATCGCCAGAGTGTTTTCCAGAAATGCGGTCGGCTTTTTTCTGCGAGCCTGCTACTGGAAGGCAAAACTAGGGTACCTCGGACAAAACACCATCATCGATCAGAATGTCGAGATTTGGGGGCCTGCCGCCGTGTCCATCGGTTCTTGCTGCCATATTGATACCAACGTGCGACTCGCCGCGGGCGAGCGCCGCCATCGCCAGAAAGGCTCTATCAAAATCGGCAATCACGTCCACCTGGGCCCCGGCGTGCACATCGCCGGACGAGGAACCGTGGTCATCAAGGATTATGTCGGCGTCTCGGCGATGGCACATCTCTATAGCGCCACAAACACCATCGAGTTGCCTCAAGACCCCGGCCAATTGATCAGCATGTCCCATCGTGCCCCGCCCGATCAGCAGTACGTCATCGAAAAACCGATCATCGTCGAGGAGTATGCCTTCCTCGGCATGATGACGCGCATCATGCCCGGCGTGAGAATCGGAAAGGGCGCGGTGGTTCACTCTTCGACGGAGATTTGGAAGAGTGTCCCCCCCTTTGCAAACGTCGCCGGGCCGGGACGCGCCAAACAAATCGGCTGGCGTCGCCCGCGGCGAGCAAGTCCGAAACTTGCGATGAACTCCGCGCTGACCGACTTCGATCCCTTCTGGAACGAGTCGCCACACACCCGCGGTATTCCCGTGATCCGTGAGGTAGGCAGCGCCGACGATGTCGCAACCATCGCACAGGTCGTTGACCTCCATTTTGAGGCGTTCCCCCAGGGCATCACCACCCAACTCGGCCGAACTTTTGTATTTGACTATTATGTCGCCATGATCACCAGTCGCGGCGCTTCCTTGTGGGTCGCCGAACTGGATGGAAAAGTCTGCGGCTTTCTCGGCTGTGCCGCTGATCGAAAGTTGTTCGAGAAGTCGCATCGCAGCGGCGTCGTCCGGCTTCAAGCGTTATGGCGATTTCTCACCTTCCGGCTCAATCCATTTGCCATACTCCGCGCTCTGAAAAAGAAAAGCCTGTCGAAGAAGTTCCGCGAGCCGGCTGAACTCCTCTCCATCGTGGTGTCACCCGAGTTACGCCGCGCGGGCGTCGGTCGCAGATTTCTCAAGGTGTGGTCGGAGAAGATGGCTGCAAACAAGGTCGATTCGTATCTCGTCTTTACCGACAATCCCGAAGGCCTCTCCTTCTATGAAAAGTATGGCGGCCAGTGCCTCTTCAAGTTTGTTCTAAGGGGGGCGTGGTCCGCTTGTTATCGATTCGATGCAAACACGATCGGGTCCGGAGAGTTCGACAAAAAAAAGGAGCAGGATCGTCCGGACGGCGACATCGTTGATGCCGTCCTGCGCGGCGAGCCGGATTCGGCATGCGGCTCCGGGAATGGGTGA
- a CDS encoding DUF3473 domain-containing protein has translation MTIDVEDYHSVFGRDWLERDGPPTDAVVRNTRRMLGWLAERDVRCTCFVLGEVAEAFPDLIREIAAAGHELGVHGYYHRQVFKLNPDSFRREVADAKALIEDIAGAPVSGHRAPAFSIMPETSWALEVLADVGFEYDSSIYPIKGSRYGWPGFPLDIHEMQLEGGRRIIEAPLSTVSIFGRRFPSCGGGYLRHFPGFVTQYAIGQVARHRPAIVYLHPYEIETDCPPIQMSHLSADRQLTVMKFHKLQLRNRSHVEAKVRALLRRFSFAPLREIISDVLAHAGPRGTQPSQQQRARA, from the coding sequence ATGACCATTGATGTCGAGGACTACCACAGCGTCTTCGGCCGTGATTGGCTCGAGCGCGATGGACCCCCGACCGACGCCGTGGTCAGAAACACGCGCCGCATGTTGGGCTGGCTCGCCGAGCGTGACGTGCGCTGTACCTGCTTCGTGCTCGGTGAAGTCGCCGAGGCCTTTCCCGATCTCATCCGTGAGATCGCCGCCGCCGGCCATGAACTCGGCGTCCACGGCTACTACCATCGTCAGGTCTTCAAATTGAATCCCGACTCCTTTCGCCGCGAGGTCGCCGACGCCAAGGCCCTCATCGAGGACATCGCCGGCGCGCCCGTCTCCGGCCATCGCGCCCCGGCATTCTCCATCATGCCCGAAACAAGCTGGGCCCTCGAAGTCCTCGCCGATGTCGGCTTTGAATACGACTCCAGCATTTATCCAATCAAGGGAAGCAGATACGGCTGGCCCGGCTTTCCCCTCGACATCCACGAAATGCAGCTCGAGGGCGGTCGCCGCATCATCGAAGCCCCGCTCTCAACCGTCAGCATCTTCGGCCGGCGTTTCCCCTCCTGCGGGGGCGGATACCTCCGTCACTTTCCAGGATTCGTGACGCAATACGCGATAGGCCAGGTGGCTCGACATCGTCCTGCTATCGTGTATCTTCACCCCTATGAGATCGAAACGGATTGTCCACCGATTCAGATGTCTCATCTCTCCGCGGATCGGCAACTGACGGTGATGAAATTCCACAAATTGCAATTGAGGAATCGGAGCCATGTCGAGGCAAAGGTTCGGGCGCTCCTGAGACGTTTTTCTTTCGCGCCGCTCCGTGAAATTATCTCGGATGTGCTGGCTCACGCCGGCCCTCGTGGAACGCAACCGTCTCAACAACAACGAGCCCGCGCATGA
- the groES gene encoding co-chaperone GroES — MAVTKLKVRPLGDKVLVKRIEAEARTAGGIVLPDSAKEKPKRGRVVSVGDGKLLDTGERVALSVKKNDEVLFTSYAGTEVKIEGEEFLIMDENDILAIIE; from the coding sequence ATGGCTGTGACGAAGTTGAAGGTTCGCCCGCTCGGCGACAAGGTGCTGGTGAAGCGGATTGAGGCGGAGGCACGGACGGCGGGCGGGATCGTTTTGCCTGACTCGGCGAAAGAGAAGCCGAAGCGCGGGCGGGTCGTGTCAGTTGGCGACGGCAAGCTGCTGGACACGGGCGAGCGGGTGGCGCTGAGCGTGAAGAAGAACGATGAAGTTCTCTTTACGAGCTATGCCGGGACGGAAGTGAAGATCGAGGGCGAAGAGTTCCTGATCATGGATGAGAACGACATTCTCGCGATCATCGAGTAG
- a CDS encoding 4a-hydroxytetrahydrobiopterin dehydratase, whose protein sequence is MSDLAAMKCVPCQGGVPPLARERVSELLGQLNGWGVEKNHHLVRSFPFPDFVTALAFVNKVGALAEEQGHHPDIYLSWGMVRITTWTHKIDGLTESDFILAAKIDQLAAG, encoded by the coding sequence ATGAGCGATCTTGCCGCGATGAAGTGCGTGCCCTGTCAGGGAGGCGTGCCGCCACTTGCCCGGGAGCGGGTCAGCGAGCTGCTTGGACAGCTTAATGGCTGGGGCGTCGAGAAGAATCATCACCTGGTTCGCAGCTTTCCCTTTCCCGACTTCGTGACTGCCCTGGCCTTCGTCAACAAGGTCGGCGCGCTGGCCGAGGAGCAGGGCCATCACCCTGACATCTATCTGTCCTGGGGCATGGTGCGCATCACCACCTGGACCCACAAGATCGACGGCCTGACCGAGAGCGATTTCATTCTGGCCGCGAAGATCGACCAACTTGCGGCGGGCTGA
- a CDS encoding DUF2723 domain-containing protein, producing the protein MADTGPISDPARHRSLRVRLVLSCLFGSFALYYFTCAPGLLWQDSAMFQYRVERFNLAGDIGLPLAHPLYIVLAKLVAFLPLGESAFRVNLFSALCGAVALALLADLLYSLTSSIWAGLIGVISLAISHTFWTHSVIAEVYNLYTVGLFAELCLIERLMRTRQIKWLVLAALVNGLNLSNHLMAILHWPAYAGLLYWAARQRLLKPAHAVGILAALAVGSSLYLYIIGLELLAGRPFVEVFREALVGPPHRAEHVLAYSFPWLRQIRNSVIYFGLNFPTPIILLAPVGFAAALRAASLRWIAWLAGGMFVVAFVFAFRYTVPDQFAFFTPCYALVSLFIGIGAAQVIQASSAMRTSCLVLAMLPVAVYEFAPPVMSARKVSIGVSREVAYRDNYEYFIRPRKNGYRGTERYVREALERAAPDGLIYADTTIINALIYARDIWRVEPDVVLFGAWDIEPDPPRLEPTVAAISAFVDRGAAWSAVADSNYMSKWMREAFTTEPDGLLYRLVHRPAAAR; encoded by the coding sequence ATGGCCGACACCGGTCCGATCTCAGACCCCGCCCGTCATCGATCACTCCGCGTTCGTCTCGTCCTCTCCTGCCTCTTCGGCTCGTTCGCCCTTTACTATTTCACCTGCGCGCCCGGCCTTCTCTGGCAGGACAGCGCCATGTTTCAGTATCGCGTCGAGCGCTTCAACCTCGCCGGCGATATCGGCCTGCCGCTGGCCCATCCGCTCTACATCGTGCTGGCCAAGCTCGTCGCCTTCCTGCCGCTCGGCGAGTCCGCCTTTCGCGTGAATCTTTTCTCCGCCCTCTGCGGCGCCGTTGCCCTCGCGCTATTGGCCGACTTGCTCTACAGCCTCACCTCCAGCATCTGGGCCGGCCTCATCGGCGTCATCTCCCTCGCCATCAGTCACACCTTCTGGACCCACTCCGTCATCGCCGAGGTCTACAACCTCTACACCGTCGGCCTCTTCGCCGAGCTTTGCCTCATCGAACGCCTCATGCGCACCCGGCAAATCAAGTGGCTCGTCCTCGCCGCCCTCGTCAATGGGCTCAACCTCTCCAACCATCTCATGGCCATTCTCCACTGGCCCGCCTATGCCGGCCTGCTTTACTGGGCCGCGCGTCAGCGCCTGCTGAAGCCCGCGCACGCCGTTGGCATTCTTGCCGCGCTGGCCGTCGGCAGTTCGCTGTACCTGTACATTATTGGCTTGGAGCTTTTGGCCGGTCGGCCTTTCGTGGAGGTCTTCCGCGAGGCGCTCGTTGGGCCGCCGCATCGCGCCGAGCATGTCCTCGCCTATTCCTTCCCGTGGCTGCGGCAGATACGTAACTCCGTTATCTACTTCGGCCTCAACTTTCCCACGCCGATCATCCTCCTTGCCCCCGTCGGTTTCGCGGCGGCCCTGCGCGCGGCGTCCTTGCGGTGGATTGCCTGGCTCGCCGGCGGGATGTTCGTCGTCGCATTCGTCTTTGCCTTTCGCTATACCGTGCCCGATCAGTTCGCCTTCTTCACGCCGTGCTATGCACTCGTCTCCCTCTTTATTGGGATCGGTGCGGCGCAGGTGATCCAGGCCTCGTCGGCGATGCGCACGTCGTGTCTTGTCCTGGCGATGCTTCCGGTCGCCGTCTATGAATTCGCGCCGCCGGTGATGAGCGCCCGCAAGGTGTCCATCGGCGTGTCGCGCGAAGTCGCCTACCGCGACAACTACGAATACTTCATCCGCCCGCGCAAGAACGGTTATCGCGGCACCGAGCGATACGTGCGCGAAGCCCTTGAGCGAGCCGCTCCCGATGGGCTCATCTATGCCGACACCACTATCATCAACGCCCTCATTTATGCCCGCGATATCTGGCGCGTCGAGCCGGATGTGGTGCTGTTCGGGGCCTGGGACATCGAGCCCGATCCGCCGAGGCTTGAGCCGACGGTCGCGGCGATTTCGGCGTTTGTCGATCGCGGCGCGGCGTGGTCGGCCGTGGCGGACTCCAACTACATGTCAAAGTGGATGCGCGAGGCCTTCACCACCGAGCCGGATGGGCTGCTCTACCGGCTTGTCCACAGGCCGGCCGCCGCGAGGTAG
- the groL gene encoding chaperonin GroEL (60 kDa chaperone family; promotes refolding of misfolded polypeptides especially under stressful conditions; forms two stacked rings of heptamers to form a barrel-shaped 14mer; ends can be capped by GroES; misfolded proteins enter the barrel where they are refolded when GroES binds) translates to MAAKKIIFDMEAREAIRSGVAQLARAVKVTLGPCGRNVVLEKSFGSPTVTKDGVTVAKEIELDDPYENMGAQMVKEVASKTSTDAGDGTTTATVYVESIFNEGLKNIAAGANPMELKLGIDHAVDAIVEEYKRMSKPVKENKQIAQVGTCAANHDSEIGKKIAEAMEKVGKDGVITVEESQTLETSVELVEGMQFDKGYLSPHFITNPEAMEVRLDKPYILINEKKISSIKDLIPTLERVAKAGRPLLIIAEDIEGEALATLVVNKLRGTLQCCAVKAPGFGDRRKAMLEDIAVMAGGKAIFEDLGITLESLDLKDLGQAKRVVVDKDNCTIIEGAGTPSDVKGRIAQIKTEIDKTTSDYDREKLEERLAKLSGGVAQIRVGAATEVEMKEKKARVEDALHACRAAVEEGILPGGGVAPLRALARVLDKEESRHKGDQRTGVDIIRRALWAPIKAIAENAGVDGSIVAQKIFESKDVNFGYNALTDEYGDMISMGVLVPTKVERVALQNAASVATLLLTTEAIVSEIKEKDGKKPGPGGMGM, encoded by the coding sequence ATGGCAGCAAAGAAGATCATATTTGACATGGAAGCCCGAGAGGCGATTCGCAGCGGCGTGGCGCAGCTTGCGAGGGCGGTGAAGGTCACGCTCGGCCCCTGTGGGCGGAACGTCGTGTTGGAGAAGTCGTTCGGTTCGCCGACGGTGACGAAGGACGGCGTGACGGTGGCGAAGGAGATCGAGCTGGACGACCCTTATGAGAACATGGGCGCCCAGATGGTCAAGGAAGTGGCTAGCAAGACGTCGACGGACGCGGGGGACGGGACGACGACGGCGACGGTTTATGTCGAGTCGATCTTCAACGAGGGGCTCAAGAACATCGCCGCCGGGGCGAACCCGATGGAGCTCAAGCTCGGCATCGACCATGCGGTTGATGCGATCGTCGAAGAGTACAAGCGCATGAGCAAGCCGGTGAAGGAGAACAAGCAGATCGCCCAGGTCGGCACCTGTGCCGCGAACCACGATTCGGAGATCGGCAAGAAGATCGCCGAGGCGATGGAGAAGGTCGGTAAGGACGGCGTCATCACGGTCGAAGAGAGTCAGACGCTTGAGACGTCGGTCGAGCTGGTCGAGGGGATGCAGTTCGACAAGGGGTATCTCTCGCCTCACTTCATCACCAATCCCGAGGCGATGGAAGTTCGGCTGGACAAGCCGTACATCCTGATCAACGAGAAGAAGATTTCATCGATCAAGGACCTGATTCCGACGCTGGAGCGCGTGGCCAAGGCCGGCCGACCGCTGCTCATCATCGCCGAAGACATCGAGGGCGAGGCCCTCGCGACGCTGGTGGTCAACAAGCTGCGCGGCACGCTTCAGTGCTGTGCGGTGAAGGCGCCGGGCTTCGGCGATCGGCGCAAGGCGATGCTCGAGGACATCGCGGTCATGGCGGGCGGCAAGGCGATCTTCGAGGACCTGGGCATCACGCTCGAGTCGCTCGATCTGAAGGACCTGGGCCAGGCCAAGCGCGTTGTCGTCGATAAGGACAACTGCACGATCATCGAGGGCGCCGGCACCCCGAGCGACGTCAAGGGCCGCATCGCCCAGATCAAGACGGAGATCGATAAGACGACCAGCGACTACGATCGCGAGAAGCTCGAAGAGCGTCTGGCGAAGCTGTCGGGCGGCGTGGCGCAGATTCGCGTCGGCGCGGCGACCGAAGTCGAGATGAAAGAGAAGAAGGCCCGCGTCGAGGATGCGCTGCATGCGTGCCGCGCGGCGGTCGAAGAGGGCATTCTGCCGGGCGGCGGCGTTGCCCCGCTTCGGGCCTTGGCTCGGGTGCTGGACAAGGAAGAGTCGCGGCATAAGGGCGACCAGAGGACCGGCGTGGATATCATCCGCCGGGCGCTTTGGGCGCCGATCAAGGCGATCGCGGAGAACGCGGGCGTCGATGGCAGCATTGTCGCACAGAAGATCTTCGAGTCGAAGGACGTGAACTTCGGCTACAACGCCTTGACCGACGAGTACGGCGACATGATCAGCATGGGCGTTCTCGTTCCGACGAAGGTCGAGCGCGTGGCACTGCAGAATGCGGCCAGCGTGGCGACGCTGCTTCTCACGACCGAAGCGATTGTGAGCGAGATCAAGGAGAAGGACGGGAAGAAGCCGGGGCCGGGCGGGATGGGGATGTAA
- a CDS encoding FIST C-terminal domain-containing protein gives MQFKAALSTLTDTRAAISQLKAAVGDLDPDLVLLFVSPHHLENADALLADVRDKINARNLIGCTAAGIIGGDREVEDAPAISIWAAKLPDVRILPFIIDQQDVTSLEGNDAWRDHLIVSADAKPGFIILPDPFSIDVEHCLSEMDDAYPGSKIVGGLASAGRAPGENRLFLNDQVLRQGLVGVSLSGPIQIDTVVSQGCRPIGEPFVITKAEQNVIQELRGKPALEIVRSVFASASPTDQALMQTGLHVGRVVDERGEKFGQGDFLIRNLMGVVEQSAIAINALIRPGQTIQFQVRDSKSADEEMRDLLTEEIAAMPTPPGGGLLFTCNGRGARMFGKPDHDIGLVNSIAKDCQVAGFFAAGEIGPVGNRTFIHGFTSSLILFRRPG, from the coding sequence ATGCAGTTCAAGGCCGCACTTAGTACCCTGACAGACACCCGCGCCGCCATCAGCCAATTGAAAGCGGCCGTCGGCGATCTCGATCCCGACCTCGTCCTCCTCTTCGTCTCGCCGCACCACCTTGAAAACGCCGACGCCCTTCTCGCCGACGTGCGCGACAAGATCAACGCCCGCAATCTCATCGGCTGCACCGCCGCAGGCATCATCGGCGGCGATCGAGAGGTCGAAGACGCCCCCGCCATCTCCATCTGGGCCGCCAAGCTGCCCGACGTGCGCATCCTCCCCTTCATCATCGATCAGCAGGACGTCACCTCTCTCGAAGGCAACGATGCCTGGCGCGACCATCTCATCGTCAGCGCCGATGCAAAGCCCGGCTTCATCATCCTGCCTGATCCCTTCTCCATCGACGTCGAGCACTGCCTCTCGGAAATGGACGACGCCTATCCCGGCAGCAAGATCGTCGGCGGCCTCGCCAGCGCCGGCCGCGCCCCCGGTGAGAATCGCCTCTTCCTCAATGATCAGGTCCTTCGCCAGGGATTGGTCGGCGTCTCGCTCTCCGGACCGATTCAGATCGACACCGTCGTCTCGCAGGGGTGCCGCCCCATCGGTGAGCCCTTCGTCATCACCAAGGCCGAGCAGAACGTCATCCAGGAACTTCGCGGCAAGCCCGCCCTGGAGATCGTCCGCAGCGTCTTCGCCTCTGCCTCGCCCACCGATCAGGCCCTGATGCAAACCGGCCTGCACGTCGGCCGCGTCGTCGACGAGCGCGGCGAAAAATTCGGCCAGGGCGATTTTCTCATCCGCAATCTCATGGGCGTCGTCGAACAAAGCGCCATCGCCATCAACGCCCTCATCCGTCCCGGCCAGACGATCCAATTCCAGGTGCGCGACTCCAAAAGCGCCGACGAGGAAATGCGCGACCTCTTGACCGAGGAGATCGCCGCCATGCCCACGCCGCCCGGCGGCGGCCTGCTCTTCACCTGCAACGGCCGCGGCGCCCGCATGTTCGGCAAGCCCGATCACGACATCGGCCTGGTCAACAGCATCGCCAAGGATTGCCAGGTCGCCGGCTTCTTCGCCGCCGGCGAGATCGGCCCGGTCGGCAATCGCACCTTTATCCACGGCTTCACCAGCAGCCTCATCCTCTTCCGCCGCCCCGGCTAG